From Lolium perenne isolate Kyuss_39 chromosome 5, Kyuss_2.0, whole genome shotgun sequence, a single genomic window includes:
- the LOC127319603 gene encoding probable calcium-binding protein CML28 isoform X6, which yields MCICRVPSFPQSLTSRSTESQSCLFHHSKRHRHYLHAAQSVLPLGTKPITNHLGNAISSSRPHERAISRYRMQIAREKVESMSSSVDESELRKVFQMFDKNGDGQITKKELGESLKNLGIYIPDDELDATMEKIDANGDGCVDVEEFGLLYRSILGEGEGADGGSKGDDEDGMREAFDVFDQNGDGYITVEELRSVLASLGLKQGRTVEECRQMISKVDADGDGRVDFKEFKQMMRGGGFAAIGGS from the exons ATGTGCATTTGTCGAGTGCCATCTTTCCCGCAGTCTTTGACTTCAAGAAGCACGGAAAGCCAATCATGCTTATTCCATCACAGCAAG AGGCACCGCCATTACCTCCACGCCGCACAGTCTGTTCTCCCCCTCGGAACAAAACCAATCACCAACCACTTGGGCAACGCCATTTCCAGCAGTCGACCACACGAACGTGCGATTTCAAGATACAGAATGCAAATCGCGAGAGAGAAAGTTGAAAGCATGAGCAGCAGCGTGGACGAGTCGGAGCTAAGGAAGGTGTTCCAGATGTTCGACAAGAACGGCGACGGCCAGATCACCAAGAAGGAGCTGGGCGAGTCGCTCAAGAACCTCGGGATCTACATCCCGGACGACGAGCTGGACGCCACCATGGAGAAGATCGACGCCAACGGCGACGGCTGCGTCGACGTCGAGGAGTTCGGTCTGCTCTACCGCTCTATCCTCGGCGAGGGCGAGGGTGCTGACGGCGGTAGCAAGGGCGACGACGAGGACGGCATGCGGGAGGCGTTCGACGTCTTCGACCAGAACGGCGACGGCTATATCACCGTCGAGGAGCTTCGGTCCGTACTGGCAAGCCTCGGCCTCAAGCAGGGGCGCACAGTGGAGGAATGCCGCCAGATGATCAGCAAGGTCGACGCCGATGGCGACGGCCGCGTCGACTTCAAGGAGTTCAAGCAGATGATGCGCGGCGGTGGCTTTGCCGCCATTGGCGGATCGTGA